A stretch of Prunus dulcis chromosome 6, ALMONDv2, whole genome shotgun sequence DNA encodes these proteins:
- the LOC117632850 gene encoding uncharacterized protein LOC117632850 translates to MIVPVAIALTVGLLGWAYQALKPPPPKICGSPGGPPVTSPRVKLSDGRHLAYREFGVPKEEAKHKIIVVHGFDSSKDLSLPFAQELIEELSIYFLFFDRAGYGESDPYPSRSVKSEAFDIQELADKLQIGSKFYVIGISMGAYPVWGCLKYIPHRLSGASLVVPFVHYWWPCVPANLSRESLSTLPVSDQWAFRVAHYAPWLFHWWMTQKFFPSLSVLCGNTSVFSRTDLEMLKKVSEAPSVGQEKITQQGHHESLYRDILAGYAKWEFDPSELKNPFPDNEGSFHIWRGCEDKIIPYKLNRYIAEKLPWIHYHEVPGYGHLLFLESHLCDAILKALLLRE, encoded by the exons ATGATTGTACCAGTAGCAATAGCTTTGACAGTGGGTCTTCTAGGGTGGGCTTATCAAGCACTAAAGCCTCCCCCTCCGAAAATATGCGGATCGCCTGGTGGTCCTCCTGTTACTTCACCAAGAGTGAAACTCAGTGATGGTAGGCATTTGGCCTACAGGGAGTTTGGAGTTCCAAAAGAAGAGGCAAAACACAAGATCATTGTCGTTCATGGCTTTGATAGTTCCAAAGATTTGAGTTTACCTTTTGCTCAA GAACTTATAGAGGAGTTGAGCATATATTTCCTGTTCTTCGACAGAGCAGGCTATGGAGAGAGTGATCCATATCCATCGCGTTCTGTCAAGAGCGAAGCATTCGATATTCAAGAGCTCGCGGACAAGTTGCAGATTGGGTCTAAGTTTTATGTAATCGGAATCTCAATGGGAGCTTACCCTGTTTGGGGTTGCTTGAAATACATACCACACAG ATTGTCTGGAGCTTCCCTGGTAGTTCCTTTTGTGCACTACTGGTGGCCTTGTGTTCCTGCTAATCTATCAAGAGAAAGCCTCAGCACTCTCCCCGTATCAGATCAATGGGCGTTCCGAGTTGCACATTACGCCCCTTGGTTATTCCATTGGTGGATGACTCAGAAATTTTTCCCTTCACTAAGTGTCTTGTGTGGAAATACCTCAGTTTTCAGCCGTACAGATTTAGAGATGCTGAAGAAAGTCTCAGAAGCACCAAGTGTTGGTCAG GAAAAGATAACACAGCAAGGACACCACGAATCTCTGTACCGAGACATACTGGCTGGCTATGCAAAATGGGAATTCGACCCGTCGGAGCTGAAAAATCCATTCCCTGACAATGAGGGCTCATTTCACATTTGGCGAGGCTGTGAAGACAAGATCATTCCTTATAAACTAAACCGCTATATTGCAGAGAAGCTTCCCTGGATTCATTATCATGAAGTTCCTGGTTATGGCCATTTGCTTTTTCTTGAGAGTCATCTATGTGATGCTATTTTAAAAGCACTTTTGCTTAGAGAATAA